DNA from Vibrio alfacsensis:
CCGCAACCCTGGCAAAAATTTTAGAGATAAGTAAATACCAGCTAGGTTTCCATAAGGTTGAACGCACAAATCGTGATGATGATATCTTTTGTGGGACTTGCGACCACCGTATTCAATTAGACCTAGAGTATTGCCCTCAGTGCGGGACAAGTCAAACTATCCATCAGAATATGCAGCCATCATCAGAGAATGAACCTGACTCTGTCGCTTGCATGAATGAGACCAAAGAGTCGCAACTGCTTGTAGAGGAACCTCAACCCAAAGAATCCTCTAGAAAAAGTATTCGTGAAATGCGCCTAGATAAAATGAAAGAGTTTTATCAGTCTCACCAACAGGAATTCATATACCGTCATGCACTAAGTCCAAATGAGAAATTTGATGGTAGCGCTTGGTGCTATATGGTTCAGGTTGCAGACCGCAACATGAATACCGATGTGAGCGATGTAACCTACACTGAAACCTACACGATTCGCGATAAACACGGTTTTTACGACACGAAAACCACTAGACATCGTGTTCGCGATTCTAAACTATCCGGGAAACTTACCGTAGAGGATGAAACCGGCGAGATTTTTGAACAATGGCTACCTGACTCTTTAATGGCGCACACTGAGGTGGGTGACTACCTGTTGATTGGCTACTCTCGTCGTCAGAAAAATGATAGGTATCGAACATATAGTGAGTACTACTACAACATCAGTAAAGGCCGTTGGGAAATGCCTGAATCAATACATGATTACGGTGAAACAAGCTTACTGTCAAAGTTTTTGGTGCTATTAGTCGCGGTAGGATGTGGGGCACTCATCTATCAAACCCGAACCCTAGAGTTAGGTGCAGGCCTGTTTGGGCTATTTATGGTTGGTGTCGCGCTCAAGTCTCGCAATACGGACAAAGCCAATAACAAAAATGCGAGTGATTTAATTCAGCCAATTATGGACACTCTATACCGAGTTCGTGACAACAAAAAAGAACTGTTGGCTTATCTTGCTAAACTGAAATAACGCTAGATTTCACTAATAAAAATAGCTCTAGATTGCACTAACGAAAAGCAGAAAGACTCGGTGTCAAACCCGGATCTTTCTGTGTTTTCTTCACTCAGATGGATTCTAGAGTGTGAGCATATCCAACAGTTCAAACGAACCTCTATTGAATGACAAGCATCGCAAGTGCGCCAACGGCGACGCCACAACTAAATGTTCCTACACCAATAACTAACGTATTAGGTAGTGGACTAGGATCTTGGCCAATATCGCTACCTGCACCGTCTTCCTGCGCAGCAACTAATAACATGGAATAGTCTATTTCAAATGCAGAAGCGAGAGAGCGTCCAGTTTCAAGTGAGGCGCTGCCATGCAGTTCTACCCTTTGAATAGTACGCAAACTCAAGCCACAGATATCGGCCAATTGCTGCTGTGTCCAAGCCCGGCTTTGTCTAAGGTTACGAATTTTTGAGGTGTCTAATTGCATCCATCTACCCCTTATGTTGCGACGGCAGTTGCTACTAATCCAAAAAACAACCCGCTGACAAAAGCGATAGACATGCCTTTAAGAACTTGACGATGAGTCATACCAAATTTGTATTCATCTACACATTTTTTGTCGCGTATTAAATAAACTGCAACAGCCCCAAATAAGTGCATGTGTAATTGAATCACTAAATCGTCGTTCTCAATATTAATCGGATGGCTCGATTTTAAACGCCAATTGCGTTTTCTGAGACCAACACATCATCAACATAAACCCATTCTTTTCCACTTAACATTGAGCATTGAACAGTAATATCATGCCCTTTCCACTCGAAGTAACTGGTTAAAATCGTCTTCCCTGTTTGCATCATATTTCCCTATTTTTGTTTGACTCTCCAAGCGTGCCGAAAAAATCCTTTCTCTCCAACGACGTCTGGATGACTGTCGTACTATTGTCATATTCGACCGTAGTGACACTGACATGACAGTACTATAATTTCAAAGACTTACGTTATTTCGCTTTATCGACAGTTCACAATCAAGATTAAAAAATTTAGCACGTCATGCCCTCTTGCACACTGATTACATTGTAAAAGCGTGCAAAAAATCGACGTGCTAGACATCGTAATTATGCCATCCAGATCCGTGTTAGTATTCCAATCGGTGTTGTCACACCAGTAGTAATTGAACTCACTTCACCCTCTTTTATCACATAAATGGTTGGCGTAACGCTAATATGCCAATCTCGCATAATTTGGCTATTAGGATCATTGATATTGTTAAACTGATAATCTTTGACCTGCATAAATTGCTCGACCCTTTCCTTCGGTCCAGAAGCTCCCGACACCGCCACCACTTCATAGTAGTCACTCAACCAACTTACGCTTGGGCTGACAAACTTACACGCAGCACACCAGGTTGCCCAAAAATAGACGACAATAGGTTCATCATAACTTTTGCCAATGACATCCAAATACTCACCATTGGCCATCAGAACACGCAATGGGGGTGCTTGTTCGTTTGGAATGTCTTTGGTCCGATACCAATCCATACCAATAGACAGTACGGTCACCATGAGTACTATTTGCAACGCTTGACTAAACCAATACTTGAACGATTTGTGCTTTTTTACAGTACTCACTTCGTCACGCCTCTGCTTGCCCGTTCGATGGCTTTAACGACCACTTCGTCAGTTAAAATAACAGGTAAAGGGATCCCCTCAGGGGCACCAGGGCCATAAACGATGTTAAACGGCACGCCAAAACGACCATGCGCACGCAAGAAGTCAGTAACGGAACCATTTGGATGCGTCCAATCGCCTTTTAAGGTTGCCACATTTGAGCTTTGCAACATTGAATACACCGGATCTTGCCAGATTACCCCAATCTTGTTGGCTTTACAGGTCACGCACCAATCAGCTGTCACATCAACGAATACAACACGACCATTTTCCACGTGATCCGCAATAGCTTGACTTGATAACTTCTGCCACGCCAAATCTTCTGGCAATGGTGTGGCCCAATGCTTAGTCGTCATACTGCCCAGCACTAAGCCACCAGCAATCAGGATTAAAGAGACGCTGCCAGATAACGCCAACGCTTTATTGCCATAGACACGCTTCACACAAACCATGATGTACATAAACGCAACTAAGCCAATAAATATTACCCAGAATATCGGTAAGTGATTGGCCAACAGAGACAACAACCAAACACTGGTTGCCAGCATCATGATACCAAACACGATTTTCACGACGTTCATCCATTGTCCTGGCTTAGGCAGTTTCAATGCGATACTAGGGAAGATAGCGACGACAATCCATGGTAGAGCCATGCCTATTGCCAATGCAGTGAAAACAGCAAATAAGGTGACCACATCCGCACCTAAAGCAAAGGCAACAGCAGTGCCGAGGAAAGGCGCTGAACATGGTGTCGCCAATAGGGTTGCAAACATTCCTTGAACGTAGTGACCAAACAGTGAATTGTCGCCCTTAGACGCTAGCCAGGTATTCGCACCAGATGACAAGCGAATTTCAAACAAACCTAACATGTTTGTACCAAATAGCGCAGTGACCAGAACCATCACACCAAGGAACCAAGGACTTTGGAACTGAACGCCCCAACCAATTGCGTTGCCAGTCAGTTTAAGGGCCAAAATAAAGCCTGCAAGAATCCAAAACGACGTCAAAATGCCTAATGAAGAAGCAATAAATTGGGTGCGAATTTGGCTACGTTCGACACCTTGGGCGGCAACAATGCTGCTCAGTTTCATGCCTAACACCGGCAGTACACACGGCATAATGTTGAGAATCAAACCACCCAATAGCGCAAACAAAAAGATGCTTGATAACGAGGTGTTCGGCAAAGCCTCGGTAATCACCCCAGATCTGGCCAATGCGGACTCCTCCGCCAATAAGTTACTATCTTTAACAGAAACCACAACGCCTTGATTTGCCAAATTCACTTTACCAAGCCACGAATTTACTCGGTAATTGGCGGTTAAGGTATTGCCCTCATGTTGTATTCCCTCAAGTTTAAAACTGTAATCTCGAGTGAAGTCCTCTACGCCATCAACCAATATTTCTGGCGCATTCCAACCTTGTGTGTTGTTCACCTTTACTTGAAGTTTAGATTGCTCGGCATCCCAAACCGCTTGGGTCACATCAATAAATGGGGAGGCTTGCGGTACACGACTCAAAGCTTGCGCATAGGTAAACATCGCGTCTTCATTGATTTGCAAATAAGACGGAATGAAAGCGAGTTGAATGTGGTAATCAGTTAGCACACAGATCGTGGTACACGAAGACAACGTCAGGGTCGCATCAATCATCACAGGTTTGTTCATGTCTTCAACATGGAACGTCATCGGGAAAACGGTATCCCCTTTGTAACCTAACGTCTCGACACCAAGTAGCTCGTACTTTTTAGGATAAGGCCATTGCCAATCTACGTTCGTCAGGTTCTGAGAATTGTCCCACTTAATTGAGGGCGCAACGCCTCCCTCACCCGGCGAACGCCAATAGGTTTTCCAATCACCACTGAGTTTGACATCAAGGTATCCCGTTACGGTTTTTGCTTGACGATCTTGCTGCCCTGTAAGCACCAGACGCGTTTGCACTGGCGGGTGTTGCGGATTCGTAAGCCATCCCGTATCCGTCATTTGCGCGTGCACGAATAACGAAAACAAAGTGAGTGCTAACGTCAGGAAAAAGTGAAACGCAGTATGGCGTATAATTGATAAACGCATTGTGAACTCTATAACAGTGGAAACATGGGAAATCATACGTGAGCATCACTAAAGCTCAAGAGTTCTTGTTTTAAGGAACACTGAATAAGTGTGATAATCTTAAGGTTACTCTTTCTTCAAGTCATTCAACATGCTCAATAAAATAAACCTTGCTGACATTCGCTCGTTCGTTTTGATCGCGCAACTGGGTAATTTCACTAAAGCTGCTGAAGCTCTTTCGGTGTCACGTTCTCATGTATCTCGACAAATCAGTGGGCTAGAAACCCAAATGGGCGTGACACTACTCACCCGCACGACACGTACGTTGCGGTTAACTCAAGCAGGTGAACGCTTTTACAAAGAGTGTGAAAAAGCACTTCATGATATCGACCAAGCCTTAATCGCAGCTGTGGATGATACCCAAGAAGTTCGAGGTTTACTGCGCGTAAATTGTGTTGGCGGCTACATTGGTGAAGATATCATCGCCAAGTACGTGAGTGAATTTATGCAGCAATACCCAAACGTAGTGGTTGATTTGGACTTTTCTTCGCCACGAATTGATTTGATTGAAGACCAATTCGATGTCGCAATTCGCATGGGCGAGTTGGAAGACGCAGGCTTTGTCGCACGCAAGCTGATGATGATTGATATGGTCACGCTTGCAAGCCCGAAATACGTGAAGACCTATGGCGAACCCGTCACACCAAAAGATTTGGCGAAACACCGCACGCTAACGGGCTCAGTCACTCGCTGGAGTTACCGCAACGTTGCTAACCCGAAAGAGCACAGCGATGTGATAGTGAAAGGCAATCTGCGTTGTAAGAACGGCCGCGCACTTGTGATGGGCGCACTACACGGTAACGGAATTATTCGTGTGCCACTGAGTTACTGTGGCGAGGAAGTCGAGAAAGGTGAATTAATTAAGGTGATGCCGGAATGGGAAATCCCATCCGTACCACTATCCGCCATTTTTCACCGTGACCGCTACCAACCTAAACGTCTGCGCACCTTTATCGACTTTGTCAAAACCAAGTTTGAACAAGACTTTGATGTATGAGGTTTTCGCATAATAATTGGCGCGTAAAAGTGTGCGTAAGAATTTAGGCTCTTACGCACAATCTTCGGGCTTGTGAAAGCTAAGATAGCTTCTCTAAATAACCATCGATATCAACATCATCGATAAGCTCATCCGGTAGGTAGCGCTTGGCGTAACTTAAATAAGTGCCACTGGTGAGCAAAAGCTTAAAGACATCTTTATCAATGTGCCCACCGAGTGCCATTTTCGACATAATGTTGATTGCCTCACTCAATGATTTGGCTTTCTTATAAGGTCGATCAGCTGCGGTTAACGCTTCAAATATGTCTGCAACTGCCAGAATGCGCTCAGGGATTGATAGTTCCTCACCCATCAAACCTCTCGGGTAACCAAAACCTTCCATCGCTTCGTGGTGCGTAGTCGCGTAGCGAGGTACGCGATCGAGTTCTGGTGGGAATGGTATGCTTTCTAACATTTTGATCCCACTGATCATGTGCTCATTAATCTTAAAGCGTTCTTCTGCTGACAACGTACCGCGCTGTACGGCCAAGTTATACAATTCGCCATGGTTGTAGAGTTTCTCTGGCACCGTCATATTGATGCCAAACTCAGGGTCAAGATCAAACGACTGTTCACGTTCAATTACATGCTCAGGACGGTCAGAAAGTAACTTCTCCGTAGCCGGTGTTGGTTGTGGTTGATATCGTGTTTCTTCCAATGGCGATAAACCTAGTCCGCAATCGAAGTAACGCGTCCACTCTTTCTCGGCCAACTTGTGCAGGCGTTCAATGTCTTGCTCCGACATAAACTCTGCACCCACGTTTGCATTGGCGATAAACTCAAACCATTCTTGCAACTCCGCAAACTCTTGTTCAAGTGCTTGCTTCGGTTTCTCCTCAATACCTAAGGCTTTTAGCTTTTTAAGTAAGTATTGAATCTGCGCATCTCGCCACAGCACTTCAAATCGCATGCGCACTTCGTGAATGCGGTTGTAGTTGGTTTCTAGCTTACTGCCTTTATCGACCACATACTCAGGCGTGGCGATCTTGCCGCAATCATGGAGCCAAGCGGCAATGCGGAATTCACGACGCTCTTCATCATTTTCAAAAGTGAACGCTTCAAACGCACCTTGGTCTGATTTCTCTGCTTCTTCCACCAGCATCAACGCAATCTCAGGAACACGGTTACAGTGCCCTGCCGTGTACGGAGACTTTTCATCGATCGCTCGGGCGATAAGTTGAATCACAGACTCAAAGAACTCATTTTGCCTTTGCTCAAATTCCTTAAGTGAGTTGCTGCCTCGCACTACCGAAAGCCCTAGTTGGTGAATCTCCTCGATACGAGAATGCACACGCTGCACTTTTTCATACTCACGGTCTCTCACGAATCTTACTTGTTTTCTTAAGGCATTAATGGGCTCCGAAATCGGTTTGGCCATCATCCATGCCACAGGAATTAGCAACGCAAGCACAAATAAAGAAGCACCAACCGCATATAAGGTGGCTTCATTGACCCCTGCCATTACATAGGATTCTGGAATCACCACCGCAAAATAACGCTCTTCCTTGTAGGTTAATTTGGAAACAAACACATACTTGTCTTGACCATCGAGAGTAACCCTCTGGACCGAATCAATGAAGTTAGGGACTTGAGCAAATTTGACCAACTCTTCGTAAGGCGTGAAAGTATAAGGGGGTTGTGCCGTCTCGCCCTCGAACCATTTTTCACGCAACTCTTTTCTTTGTTCAGGAGTGATGGCATCAATGGCAAGGTTAATGATCTCAACTAAAGGTCTTTGTTCCTCATTTATCAAGTAGTAAAAAGCGCTAGAAAGATTCGAGTCCTTAACCAAAGTGATCGCTAAGTTCTGACGAAATGCCTCTCGTACCTTGTTGTTCAAAATTTGTCGAATATCAAGCACTGCGACAATATCGCCATTCATCACCCCATCAATGGCATCATGTAATGAGGCATAGCTGATGATCGTCATTTCCGGGTAAGCTTCTTTCAAATCATCTTGAATACTCCACCCTTTCAGCAAACCGATTTTACTGTTACTGACTTGATCAAGTGTATTGATATGTTGGTTTTCTTCTTTGGTCAGAAAAGCAAATTTCGCATGATAAAGAGGATTACCAACGACGCCGAGATAAGAGAGATCATCTTGATCGGCAATCGAATGAAGGATGTCGATATCACCTTTCCCAAAGTCACTCACTAGTTCATCCCAGCTTCGGCCATTCACAAACTTGAACTTTAAGCCTGTCATTTCAGCAATCATCTTGAACAGATCAATCGAGAAACCTTTTGGGCGTCCACCGACGGTATAATCAACTGGCCCCCAATCGTTTTGATTGGAGACTTTAAGCTCAGGCGTTGCTGCTACCAAAGCCCTTTGCTCATCAGACAAACTCAATGGTAGAACTGACGGCAATTGTTCTTCAACATCGAGCATCTTGTTGGTTGCAATCAAACGTCCATTCGCTTTATAAATAAATGCTTCTGCTTCTGAAACTTTCTTGTTTTCTACAAAACGGTGGGTTAGTTGCGCTTCTAACGAGGAAAGAAGAATGTCTACTCCAACCACGCTATCAGACTCCGGCACCTTGATTGAAAAAGTTTCACCAGGCACTTTTAGCGTATTAAAGAGATAAGGAGAGGTGTTATAGATTTCATCAGAATCAGCACTTTGAAACCAACTACGCTGAGTCGGAATAAAGTTACTGAATTCTTCAGAAACGTGGCGTGAAACGAAGTTTTCATCAAAGTAAATACTTACCTTACGGCGATCTCTTTTCACTCCACTATGAACGACCAGCAACCATTTATCTCCGAGTTGCGCCTCCACACGGGAACGTATTTGTTCCGAAGAAAGATTGATTAACTGGAAGAACTCATTGTTCGCCTTAGCGACAAAAATGCTGTGAATGTTCGGCTCTCTAACCAGTAGTTTAGACAGCGGAATAACAATACTTTTTTGAGCAGTATCTACCCCCGTCAGTGACACCAACTGAGCCCCACTGCGCACAACGGTCTCCGCTAAGTTTTGTAGATCAGATAAATAACCCGAGACACCCGTGGCGATGGCCTGATATCGAGTAAGGGTATGCTGAAGCTCTGATTTTCTTGCAAAATGATATTGCAGAGTAATCGCCACACTAGCGGTTACGAAAGTGCAGAAGATAAACATCAGCCCTAGAACCGTTCTTAACGAGATGCGGGTGCGCTTTTTCATCACAATCCTTAATAAAGGTAAATCCATCCTTAAGCAATTGAAATTATTACCTAGCGTGCCCACTTTCGCTAATAAAATTTGGATCTAAAAAAACGCCCCCATCTCTGGAGGCGCTTTAACTTAGTGACTAAATTGAGTTTAAGGTACTTAAGTGAAAGCGGTCGATTACGCTTGTGCTGGTACGCTTTCAACTTGAGTTTGTTGCTCAGCTTCTTCTTTGTTGAAGCCTTCGTGCAGATGGTAGTAACGTTGATAAATCACACCACTGATTGTCATCATAATCGCTGGCAGACCAATCATCATAAATTCTAGACCCATGATGGTGCTTGCTGATTGCTCTACGTTTGGCACATAACCCACAACAGACAGACCCACACCCACGATGAAGCCACCTGCTGCGCCTGCGAATTTCACAAGCATGGTTTGTACTGAGAAGATAACGCTCTCGCTACGACGACCTGTTTTGTGCTCACCGTAGTCCACAACGTCAGCCAGCATTACGGTTTGCAGCGCGTTCGCGATACCTACACCGAATTTAATTGCCGCACCCGCCATACCAATCATTAGTGCGTTAGCTGGAGCGATGAAGCCCATCAGTAGTAGAAGTACACAAGACAGAATTGGGAAGCCACAAGCAATAGGCCATAGAAGCTTGCGTGGAAGGAATGCTGCAAGACGTGGGAACAAGAACACACCCGCCACTTCTGCTGCGCCTGCAACCGCCATGTAAACTGGGAATAGATCTGCGTTACCCAGTGCATAAGAGAAGTAGTAAATCGCGAAGCCACCAACCAATAGGTTCGCAATTTGGAAAGACAGAACCGTGCCGATCAGCGCTTTAAGCTGGTCGTTTTTACCGATGATGGTTAAAACGTCTTTGAAGCTGAATTTCTCTACTGGTTTTGCGTTAGCTGGTGCCGCTTTCTCTTTTACGTTACGAGCAATCAAGAATGCGCTCATTACAAACAGAACCGCAATAAGCATCGCAACATTGAAGAAACCGTCGCCTTGGTTGCCGTTACCAAGCTCGCCCACGATGTGCAGACCGTAAGTACCAGTTACAAACCATGCTAGGCTCGCGAACAAACGTGGCCATACCACCAGCTTTTCACGTTCTTGGCGAGAGCTTGATAGCGCCGGAATCATTGACCAGTAAGGGATATCCATAATGGTGTACGTTAGACCCCAAAGGATGTATGCCGCTGCTGCGTAGATGTAAAGCGTAGTACCTTCAAACATGTGAGTACTGAAAAGGCCAACCAGTACTACTGCGTTTAATAACGTACCAATCACAATCCAAGGGCGGAATTTACCGAATTTTGAGCGCGTGTTGTCCACGATCACACCCATCATTGGGTCAGTAATCGCATCAATAATACGAGCGGCTAAGAAGATGGTACCAACGAAAGCAGCAGACAAGCCGGCTACGTCAGTGAAGTAGAACATTAAGAAGATGTAGATAGGTGCACAGGCAAAGTCTTTACCGAGTGCGCCAAGACCGTAAGACAGCTTGGTTTGTAGCGTAATTTTATCAGACATAATCGTTCCTTAGTGTCGTACTGCTATTCATTCCCCTAACTAGAATTCATAACGTCGACGTCTTTTATTTATATTTCGATGCTAATGCTACTGACCTGCCACTTTTGTTACTGTGATCCATTACCACTTTATGGAAACGTTTACAGGGAAGTTTTTAAAATGAGACATCGAACAATATTTCAGACAAACAATGTGACCAAACCTAATAAAACTAGCTATTTATCATCAACTTAATAATTTAGACACTGAAAACGATTTCAATTTAACTGATAAAAATACAACGCAAAAGCCGTACAACCTTATAGGATGCACGGCATACGTTGACGATTTATAATCGATATGTCGCTAATATCGCGAAGTTTAGTGAAAAGTGTTAACTAATACGCTCAAACTTCACTAACATTGCACTTTCTGCATCAAGAATTGGCATAGTTAATCCCACTTCTTCACACCAAGCTCCTGACAGTTCGCAACCCGATTCAGTCCAAGGTGGCTGATAATTAACGATATCATCGTAATTCGATGGTTTATCTAAAACGGACACGCTATATGTCGCC
Protein-coding regions in this window:
- a CDS encoding zinc ribbon domain-containing protein, with amino-acid sequence MPGSQNLYRSSKNSFYYKRRNKGGNITFSYWWITLENADGEVKQISINAENEAFNNLKNGTVISLLEPTDINLHYLLDDAAKGIVTNDLLASGVILHNDDGQVSTLTNHYNCSKPRMGGFIGLGLILAIIATAIVAGMSDMGDGAILVGIFISVACMVPLYNSNVTAFQKEFARKESITATLAKILEISKYQLGFHKVERTNRDDDIFCGTCDHRIQLDLEYCPQCGTSQTIHQNMQPSSENEPDSVACMNETKESQLLVEEPQPKESSRKSIREMRLDKMKEFYQSHQQEFIYRHALSPNEKFDGSAWCYMVQVADRNMNTDVSDVTYTETYTIRDKHGFYDTKTTRHRVRDSKLSGKLTVEDETGEIFEQWLPDSLMAHTEVGDYLLIGYSRRQKNDRYRTYSEYYYNISKGRWEMPESIHDYGETSLLSKFLVLLVAVGCGALIYQTRTLELGAGLFGLFMVGVALKSRNTDKANNKNASDLIQPIMDTLYRVRDNKKELLAYLAKLK
- a CDS encoding protein disulfide oxidoreductase, whose translation is MSTVKKHKSFKYWFSQALQIVLMVTVLSIGMDWYRTKDIPNEQAPPLRVLMANGEYLDVIGKSYDEPIVVYFWATWCAACKFVSPSVSWLSDYYEVVAVSGASGPKERVEQFMQVKDYQFNNINDPNSQIMRDWHISVTPTIYVIKEGEVSSITTGVTTPIGILTRIWMA
- a CDS encoding LysR family transcriptional regulator; this translates as MLNKINLADIRSFVLIAQLGNFTKAAEALSVSRSHVSRQISGLETQMGVTLLTRTTRTLRLTQAGERFYKECEKALHDIDQALIAAVDDTQEVRGLLRVNCVGGYIGEDIIAKYVSEFMQQYPNVVVDLDFSSPRIDLIEDQFDVAIRMGELEDAGFVARKLMMIDMVTLASPKYVKTYGEPVTPKDLAKHRTLTGSVTRWSYRNVANPKEHSDVIVKGNLRCKNGRALVMGALHGNGIIRVPLSYCGEEVEKGELIKVMPEWEIPSVPLSAIFHRDRYQPKRLRTFIDFVKTKFEQDFDV
- the melB gene encoding melibiose:sodium transporter MelB, which gives rise to MSDKITLQTKLSYGLGALGKDFACAPIYIFLMFYFTDVAGLSAAFVGTIFLAARIIDAITDPMMGVIVDNTRSKFGKFRPWIVIGTLLNAVVLVGLFSTHMFEGTTLYIYAAAAYILWGLTYTIMDIPYWSMIPALSSSRQEREKLVVWPRLFASLAWFVTGTYGLHIVGELGNGNQGDGFFNVAMLIAVLFVMSAFLIARNVKEKAAPANAKPVEKFSFKDVLTIIGKNDQLKALIGTVLSFQIANLLVGGFAIYYFSYALGNADLFPVYMAVAGAAEVAGVFLFPRLAAFLPRKLLWPIACGFPILSCVLLLLMGFIAPANALMIGMAGAAIKFGVGIANALQTVMLADVVDYGEHKTGRRSESVIFSVQTMLVKFAGAAGGFIVGVGLSVVGYVPNVEQSASTIMGLEFMMIGLPAIMMTISGVIYQRYYHLHEGFNKEEAEQQTQVESVPAQA
- a CDS encoding helix-turn-helix domain-containing protein, giving the protein MQLDTSKIRNLRQSRAWTQQQLADICGLSLRTIQRVELHGSASLETGRSLASAFEIDYSMLLVAAQEDGAGSDIGQDPSPLPNTLVIGVGTFSCGVAVGALAMLVIQ
- a CDS encoding HD domain-containing phosphohydrolase → MKKRTRISLRTVLGLMFIFCTFVTASVAITLQYHFARKSELQHTLTRYQAIATGVSGYLSDLQNLAETVVRSGAQLVSLTGVDTAQKSIVIPLSKLLVREPNIHSIFVAKANNEFFQLINLSSEQIRSRVEAQLGDKWLLVVHSGVKRDRRKVSIYFDENFVSRHVSEEFSNFIPTQRSWFQSADSDEIYNTSPYLFNTLKVPGETFSIKVPESDSVVGVDILLSSLEAQLTHRFVENKKVSEAEAFIYKANGRLIATNKMLDVEEQLPSVLPLSLSDEQRALVAATPELKVSNQNDWGPVDYTVGGRPKGFSIDLFKMIAEMTGLKFKFVNGRSWDELVSDFGKGDIDILHSIADQDDLSYLGVVGNPLYHAKFAFLTKEENQHINTLDQVSNSKIGLLKGWSIQDDLKEAYPEMTIISYASLHDAIDGVMNGDIVAVLDIRQILNNKVREAFRQNLAITLVKDSNLSSAFYYLINEEQRPLVEIINLAIDAITPEQRKELREKWFEGETAQPPYTFTPYEELVKFAQVPNFIDSVQRVTLDGQDKYVFVSKLTYKEERYFAVVIPESYVMAGVNEATLYAVGASLFVLALLIPVAWMMAKPISEPINALRKQVRFVRDREYEKVQRVHSRIEEIHQLGLSVVRGSNSLKEFEQRQNEFFESVIQLIARAIDEKSPYTAGHCNRVPEIALMLVEEAEKSDQGAFEAFTFENDEERREFRIAAWLHDCGKIATPEYVVDKGSKLETNYNRIHEVRMRFEVLWRDAQIQYLLKKLKALGIEEKPKQALEQEFAELQEWFEFIANANVGAEFMSEQDIERLHKLAEKEWTRYFDCGLGLSPLEETRYQPQPTPATEKLLSDRPEHVIEREQSFDLDPEFGINMTVPEKLYNHGELYNLAVQRGTLSAEERFKINEHMISGIKMLESIPFPPELDRVPRYATTHHEAMEGFGYPRGLMGEELSIPERILAVADIFEALTAADRPYKKAKSLSEAINIMSKMALGGHIDKDVFKLLLTSGTYLSYAKRYLPDELIDDVDIDGYLEKLS
- a CDS encoding protein-disulfide reductase DsbD family protein; this encodes MRLSIIRHTAFHFFLTLALTLFSLFVHAQMTDTGWLTNPQHPPVQTRLVLTGQQDRQAKTVTGYLDVKLSGDWKTYWRSPGEGGVAPSIKWDNSQNLTNVDWQWPYPKKYELLGVETLGYKGDTVFPMTFHVEDMNKPVMIDATLTLSSCTTICVLTDYHIQLAFIPSYLQINEDAMFTYAQALSRVPQASPFIDVTQAVWDAEQSKLQVKVNNTQGWNAPEILVDGVEDFTRDYSFKLEGIQHEGNTLTANYRVNSWLGKVNLANQGVVVSVKDSNLLAEESALARSGVITEALPNTSLSSIFLFALLGGLILNIMPCVLPVLGMKLSSIVAAQGVERSQIRTQFIASSLGILTSFWILAGFILALKLTGNAIGWGVQFQSPWFLGVMVLVTALFGTNMLGLFEIRLSSGANTWLASKGDNSLFGHYVQGMFATLLATPCSAPFLGTAVAFALGADVVTLFAVFTALAIGMALPWIVVAIFPSIALKLPKPGQWMNVVKIVFGIMMLATSVWLLSLLANHLPIFWVIFIGLVAFMYIMVCVKRVYGNKALALSGSVSLILIAGGLVLGSMTTKHWATPLPEDLAWQKLSSQAIADHVENGRVVFVDVTADWCVTCKANKIGVIWQDPVYSMLQSSNVATLKGDWTHPNGSVTDFLRAHGRFGVPFNIVYGPGAPEGIPLPVILTDEVVVKAIERASRGVTK